In a single window of the Prinia subflava isolate CZ2003 ecotype Zambia chromosome 3, Cam_Psub_1.2, whole genome shotgun sequence genome:
- the ALG11 gene encoding GDP-Man:Man(3)GlcNAc(2)-PP-Dol alpha-1,2-mannosyltransferase isoform X1 codes for MVAGGPCLCGLLRLLCSLLLPALFLSGILCVCLVLLLWGVRLWLQRKKQLSSAGGDGKRPLLVAFFHPYCNAGGGGERVLWCAIRTLQKKYRNVTCVVYTGDRDATGEEIVEGAFRRFNIKLIHPVKFVFLEKRFLVEASLYPHFTLLGQSLGSVLLGWEALLKCVPDIYIDSMGYAFTIPLFKYLGGCRVGCYVHYPTISTDMLSVVRNQDTRFNNAAFITSSPLLCKFKLAYYYFFAFMYGLVGSCSDVVMVNSSWTLNHILSLWRAGACTSVVYPPCDVQTFLDIPLEVEKSTSEYSIVSVSQFRPEKDHPLQIRAFAKLLKEKRVGQQPSLKLILIGGCRNQQDEERVNNLKCLCEELGVSDDVIFRINIPFEELKRHLAEATIGLHTMWNEHFGIGVVECMAAGTVILAHNSGGPKLDIVVPHEGCVTGFLAEDEDSYAETMAYIFSLSPEKRLAIRENARRSVHRFSDQNFEDTFLLSVEPLFK; via the exons ATGGTGGCGGGAGGGCCGTGCCTGTGTGGGCTCCTCAG ATTGCTGTGCTCATTGTTACTCCCTGCATTATTTCTAAGTGGAATTCTGTGCGTCtgcttggtgctgctgctgtggggagtaCGGCTCTGGCTACAAAGGAAGAAGCAGTTGAGCTCAGCGGGAGGAGATGGGAAGCGGCCACTGCTGGTGGCCTTTTTTCACCCCTATTGCAAtgcaggaggtggaggggaGAGAGTCCTGTGGTGTGCCATCAGAACGCTTCAGAAAAA GTACAGAAATGTAACGTGTGTTGTTTACACTGGTGATAGAGATGCCACTGGAGAAGAAATAGTAGAAGGCGCTTTCAGAAGATTCAATATTAAGTTAATCCATCCTGTGAAGTTTGTATTTCTAGAAAAACGCTTCCTTGTGGAAGCTTCTCTTTATCCTCACTTCACTTTGCTGGGACAAAGTTTAGGATCAGTGCTCCTTGGCTGGGAAGCTCTTCTGAAATGTGTTCCTGATATTTATATTGACTCAATGGGTTATGCCTTCACGATTCCCCTCTTCAAATACCTTGGAGGCTGCCGCGTTGGATGCTACGTGCATTATCCCACCATCAGCACAGATATGCTCTCTGTCGTGAGGAACCAGGATACCAGGTTTAACAATGCCGCCTTCATTACAAGCAGTCCTCTCTTGTGCAAATTTAAACTTGCCTACTACTACTTCTTCGCTTTCATGTACGGATTGGTTGGTTCCTGCAGTGATGTGGTTATGGTGAATTCTTCTTGGACACTGAATCACATCCTTTCCctctggagagctggggctTGCACCAGTGTTGTGTATCCACCGTGCGACGTTCAGACATTCCTGGATATTCCTCTGGAAGTGGAAAAGAGCACCAGTGAATATTCCATTGTTTCTGTCAGTCAGTTCAGGCCTGAAAAGGATCATCCTTTGCAAATCAGAGCCTTTGCTAAATTGCTGAAAGAGAAGCGAGTGGGGCAGCAGCCATCGCTGAAGCTGATCTTAATCGGCGGCTGTCGTAACCAGCAAGATGAAGAGCGTGTAAATAACCTGAAATGTCTGTGTGAAGAGCTGGGAGTTAGTGATGATGTGATATTCAGGATTAACATTCCCTTTGAGGAGCTGAAGAGACACCTGGCTGAGGCCACCATTGGCCTGCACACCATGTGGAATGAGCACTTTGGGATCG GAGTAGTGGAATGTATGGCAGCTGGCACAGTTATCCTGGCTCACAATTCTGGCGGCCCCAAATTAGACATCGTGGTACCCCACGAAGGATGTGTTACAGGCTTCCTGGCAGAGGATGAGGACTCTTATGCTGAGACCATGGCTTACATCTTTTCTTTGTCTCCTGAGAAAAGACTGGCGATCAGAGAAAATGCTCGTCGCTCTGTGCACAGGTTTTCTGACCAGAATTTTGAAGACACATTCCTGTTATCTGTGGAGCCCTTATTTAAATAA
- the ALG11 gene encoding GDP-Man:Man(3)GlcNAc(2)-PP-Dol alpha-1,2-mannosyltransferase isoform X2: protein MVAGGPCLCGLLSGILCVCLVLLLWGVRLWLQRKKQLSSAGGDGKRPLLVAFFHPYCNAGGGGERVLWCAIRTLQKKYRNVTCVVYTGDRDATGEEIVEGAFRRFNIKLIHPVKFVFLEKRFLVEASLYPHFTLLGQSLGSVLLGWEALLKCVPDIYIDSMGYAFTIPLFKYLGGCRVGCYVHYPTISTDMLSVVRNQDTRFNNAAFITSSPLLCKFKLAYYYFFAFMYGLVGSCSDVVMVNSSWTLNHILSLWRAGACTSVVYPPCDVQTFLDIPLEVEKSTSEYSIVSVSQFRPEKDHPLQIRAFAKLLKEKRVGQQPSLKLILIGGCRNQQDEERVNNLKCLCEELGVSDDVIFRINIPFEELKRHLAEATIGLHTMWNEHFGIGVVECMAAGTVILAHNSGGPKLDIVVPHEGCVTGFLAEDEDSYAETMAYIFSLSPEKRLAIRENARRSVHRFSDQNFEDTFLLSVEPLFK from the exons ATGGTGGCGGGAGGGCCGTGCCTGTGTGGGCTCCTCAG TGGAATTCTGTGCGTCtgcttggtgctgctgctgtggggagtaCGGCTCTGGCTACAAAGGAAGAAGCAGTTGAGCTCAGCGGGAGGAGATGGGAAGCGGCCACTGCTGGTGGCCTTTTTTCACCCCTATTGCAAtgcaggaggtggaggggaGAGAGTCCTGTGGTGTGCCATCAGAACGCTTCAGAAAAA GTACAGAAATGTAACGTGTGTTGTTTACACTGGTGATAGAGATGCCACTGGAGAAGAAATAGTAGAAGGCGCTTTCAGAAGATTCAATATTAAGTTAATCCATCCTGTGAAGTTTGTATTTCTAGAAAAACGCTTCCTTGTGGAAGCTTCTCTTTATCCTCACTTCACTTTGCTGGGACAAAGTTTAGGATCAGTGCTCCTTGGCTGGGAAGCTCTTCTGAAATGTGTTCCTGATATTTATATTGACTCAATGGGTTATGCCTTCACGATTCCCCTCTTCAAATACCTTGGAGGCTGCCGCGTTGGATGCTACGTGCATTATCCCACCATCAGCACAGATATGCTCTCTGTCGTGAGGAACCAGGATACCAGGTTTAACAATGCCGCCTTCATTACAAGCAGTCCTCTCTTGTGCAAATTTAAACTTGCCTACTACTACTTCTTCGCTTTCATGTACGGATTGGTTGGTTCCTGCAGTGATGTGGTTATGGTGAATTCTTCTTGGACACTGAATCACATCCTTTCCctctggagagctggggctTGCACCAGTGTTGTGTATCCACCGTGCGACGTTCAGACATTCCTGGATATTCCTCTGGAAGTGGAAAAGAGCACCAGTGAATATTCCATTGTTTCTGTCAGTCAGTTCAGGCCTGAAAAGGATCATCCTTTGCAAATCAGAGCCTTTGCTAAATTGCTGAAAGAGAAGCGAGTGGGGCAGCAGCCATCGCTGAAGCTGATCTTAATCGGCGGCTGTCGTAACCAGCAAGATGAAGAGCGTGTAAATAACCTGAAATGTCTGTGTGAAGAGCTGGGAGTTAGTGATGATGTGATATTCAGGATTAACATTCCCTTTGAGGAGCTGAAGAGACACCTGGCTGAGGCCACCATTGGCCTGCACACCATGTGGAATGAGCACTTTGGGATCG GAGTAGTGGAATGTATGGCAGCTGGCACAGTTATCCTGGCTCACAATTCTGGCGGCCCCAAATTAGACATCGTGGTACCCCACGAAGGATGTGTTACAGGCTTCCTGGCAGAGGATGAGGACTCTTATGCTGAGACCATGGCTTACATCTTTTCTTTGTCTCCTGAGAAAAGACTGGCGATCAGAGAAAATGCTCGTCGCTCTGTGCACAGGTTTTCTGACCAGAATTTTGAAGACACATTCCTGTTATCTGTGGAGCCCTTATTTAAATAA